CAGGCCTCCGACGGCCGCGGCGTCTGCGCGCTGCTGGAAAGCACGGGTGTCGCCTGCCCCACCTGCGGCGGCACCCGCGCCGTGCTGGCGCTCGGCCGCGGCGACCTGCCCGGGGCCGCCGTCGAAAACCCCCTGGTCGCCGCCGGCGCCGTCCTGCTCGCCCTCTGGTTCCTCTACGCCGCCGCCGCCACCGCCCTGCCCCGCTTGCGCGTCACCCCGCACCTGTCCGCCGTCGAAGCGCGTGGTCTGCGCATTGCCGCCGCGACGGCTTTCGCCATGACCTGGATCTACGAGATCATCCGCCAGGCCTGAGACACCGGTTCCGGCGGCCTCAGCTGTCGATGGGCGTGTGGAACGACGGCAGCGAAGAGGGGAAGGCCGCGGCTACTAATCTGCGGTGCGCGATCTCGTAGAACTCGCGGGCGGGCACCCGCGCGAAGCCCAGCTTGATGTCCGCCAGCGGCCGCCCCTGCAGGAAGCTCCAGTGGTGCAGCAGGGTCGGCTCGCGCGCCCCGGCCTCGGTCTGCAGGAAACGCCGGTGGGAACTGGACAGCGACGTGCGCGGCGCGTTGTTCTTGGCCGCGAACCAGACGAGGTCGAGGATCTCCTCGCCGCTCGCCAGCGGCCGGCCCGTCCGCTCCCGCCACCGCTCCTGGATCTCCTCGGCCAGGGCCTGGTCCGACCCCTTGCTCGTGTAGCTCCGCAGGTGCTTGTCGTAGGTGTCCAGGGCGTCCATGACGAAGGCGCCGAGCAAGGCGTCGAACCCGTGCTCGGCGCCGATGCGGATCAGCGCCAGGTCGTCGCACACCCCTTCGCCCAGCCGACGGCGGAAGTAGGCCTGGTCGTACCGCGGCCAGGGGTAGTCCCCCGTCGACTCCAGCGGCATCACGACGCCGAGCTGCTCCAGCTCGCGCAGGGCCGCGTCGTCCCAGGCCTGCTGGCCGGGGTCCACGATGCCCGTCTGCTCGAACCGCGCGACGTCCACGATGCGGATCTCGCCGCCGCCCAGCTCGTAGAGCTCGCCGTCGAAGGCGCGGCGGTGCCAGTTGTGGGCCATGCGCCGGTGGCCCTCCTCGTCCATGAAGCCGGCCAGGACCAGGCCCTTCAGGAAGGCGGCCGTGTCGACCTCGCGCCCGGCGAGGAACTCGGCGCCCAGCAGCGGTCCGTCGACGGTCTCGAGCCCCATCGTCGTGGTGTCCAGGCGGGCCAGCACGTGGTCGCGGACCCGCTCGATCAGGGCGGAGCGGCGGGCGCGGACCCGGTCGCTGCGCAGGTCCGGCCAGGCGCGCTCCAGTTCGGTGAGCACGCGGTCGAAGGTCGCCTCGCGGAAGCACAGGGGTCCGCCGAACTCGTCGACGAACCAGCCGTGGCCGCTCTGGGCCCGGCCGACCACGGACTGGGGCAGCAGGATCTCGCGCACTCCGGCCGG
This is a stretch of genomic DNA from bacterium. It encodes these proteins:
- a CDS encoding DUF2752 domain-containing protein encodes the protein QASDGRGVCALLESTGVACPTCGGTRAVLALGRGDLPGAAVENPLVAAGAVLLALWFLYAAAATALPRLRVTPHLSAVEARGLRIAAATAFAMTWIYEIIRQA